CCAAAAGAGAAAATGGAGAAGGATAATTATTGTTGACAAGGGAAGAGTGGCTGAAACGAACGAAGGGAGGAAACAATGAAGGCAGCTCAAATTACAAAGGGAGAGGAGTTCGTGACAAAAGCAAAGTTCGATGTTTTAATTGCCAGCTGCTGGGACACTTCGCAGCTGAGTGTAAGAGACCACGCCGGGCGAAGGAGGCACATCAGGAGGCTCGTCTAGCTAAGTTTGAAGAGGATGAACCAGCTCTCCTACTGGAAAATCATGTGAAAACAGAGGTTGAGATGGCTTTGTTAAATGAAAGGAACATAAGTCCAAAACTGAACACTAACAATAAAGGAAATCAAACTGAGTCAAATGTTTGGTATTTAGATAATGGAGCAAGCAACCATATGACAGGAATAAAATCGAAGCTTTGTGAATTGGATGAATCAGTCACGGGTCGTGTCGAGTTTGGTGATGGTTCTGCAGTTGAGATAAAAGGAAGGGGTTCAATGATCGTAAAATGCAATAATGGGGAGGAGAGAATGATACGCGATGTTTATTTTATACCAACACTACACAGTAACATACTGAGCTTGGGACAACTGGCTGAAGAAGGAAACAAGGTAGTGATGAACAACAACCATTTGTGGGTCTATGAAAAGTAAGGTAAATTGCTGATGAAGGTGAAAAGGTCATTCAATAGGCTGTACAAAATCATACTCGAAACCGTGGAGCATAACTGTCTATTGTCAAAGTCTGATGAACTATCTCGGTTGTGGCATGTAAGATTGGGTCACATTAATTTCAAGTCTATGGCATTAATGCATAAAGAAAACATGGTACTTGGGTTTCCTAGTATTCAAGAGGTTAAGGAAGTTTGCTCTGGTTGCTTGATGTCAAAACAGACGAGAAAACCTTTTCCGTCCAAGGCAATCTACACCGCTGCAAGGGCATTGGAATTGATACATGGTGATTTGTGTGGACCGATCGAACCAGCTACTATGGGAGGTAATAAATACTTTCTTCTGTTAGTAGATGACTTTAGTAGATATATGTGGATATATTTTCTCAAGAGTAAAGATGAAGCATTTGGTATGTTCAAGCGGTTTCGAGCACTGGTGGAAAATGGTTCAGAAAAGAGGATAAAGGTGTTCAGGACTGATAGGGGAGGTGAGTTCAATTCTAAAGAATTCACATCATATTGTGAGGAAAACGGTATTGAAAGGAATTACACAGCTCCTTATATTCCACAACAAAACGGTGTCGTGGAGCGAAGGAATCGAACTATTGTTGAAATGGCTCAGAGCTGTCTGAAAGACAAGAAATTTCCTCGGGAATTATGGGGTGAAGCTGTACGACATTCAGTGTATCTACTAAATCGCTTGCCCACTCGAGCTCTGTCAACTAAAACTCCATATGAGGTTTGGAAGGGAAGCAAACCTAATATTGATCATGTACGTGTCTTTGGATGCATCGCACATATGAAGGTTCCAAAAGTTTTCACGAAGAAGCTAGATGATCGTAGCTTAAAAGTGATTAATCTGGGCAGTGAACAGGGTACCAAGGCATATAGGCTTTATGATCCAACAGAGGGGCGTATACACATAAGTCGAGATATTGAGTTTGAAGAAATGAAAGGTTGGTCATGGGATTTTTCTGAAGTAAATAATGACGAAGATCATAACTATTTTTCAGTTCCAGATGTTGAGAACTCAGCTGAAGGTGACAATCAGGCTGAAGACAACGGAGAGAACAATCAAAGTGGGGGAGAGGATCAGGAGTCAGGGGGAGATGATCAGAATGCACCACCAGACTCACCAACACCGTTGTTGGATCCTGAAAACTATGATGATAGCTGTGAACCGAGACGTACCAGGAGAATCAGTGATATATATGAGGCCCTTGATATGGAGGATGAACTGATGCTCATGGGGATAGAAGAACCTGAGAACTACAGTCAAGCAAAGGGAAGTCGAGAGTGGAGATAGCGATGAACAGAGAAATAGAGTCTATTAAAAAAATGAAACTTGGATGTTAACAAAATTACCAGAAGGACATAAGGTGATTGGCTTGAAGTGGATCTACAAACTAAAAAGAGATGCTGATGGGAAAATAATCAAGCACAAGGCACGACTAGTGGCAAAGGGATATGTACAGGAGAAAGGAGTTGATTTCGACGAAATCTTTGCACTAGTAACTCGCTTAGAGACAGTTAGACTGTTACTTGCATTGGCAGCGAAAAAGGGTTGACAAGTGCACCACTTAGATGTCAAAACGACATTCTTGAATGTGGAAATTAGCGAGGAGGTCTATGTCTGTCAACCTGAAGGATATGCAAAGAAAGGAGAAGAGGGATTGGTGTATCGCTTACTGAAGCTTTGTATGGTTTAAGGCAGGCTCCTCGCGCCTGGTACGCCAAACTTAACAGGTGTCTTGAGAAGTTGTGTTTTAAACGCTGTGCATATGAACATGCTGTGTATGTAAAGAAAGAAGGAAATAGAGTTTTAATTATTGGAGTGTACGTGGATGACTTATTGATTACGGGCACGGACATAAAACTCATCGAGGAATTCAAAGAACAGATGAACCACAACTTCGAGATGAGTGATATGGGTTTGCTGTCTTACTATCTGGGTATTGAAGTAAAGCAAGGAGAGGGCTACATCGAATTAAGACAAACTGGCTATGCCAAGAAAATGCTCGAAAAGGATGGTATGGCAAGCTGCAACTTGTCAAAATTCCTGATGGATCCTAAAGAAAAGATAACCAAAGATGAACAGGGAAAGCTGGTTGATGCAACGCAGTACAGAAGCTTGGTGGGGTGTCTTCGATACCTGGTTCATACCAGGCCAGATGTCGCTTATTCTGTAGGCATTGTGAGTCGTTATATGGAGCTTCCAACTGAAATGCATGTAAATGCTGTGAAGAAAATTCTTCGATATGTCAAAGGAACTTTAGACTATGGACTTGTGTACTCTAAGAATGGTGGGGACAACATTCTAAGTGGATACTCTGATAGTAATCTGGCTGGAGACTATGATGATGAAGGAGTACTGGAGGTCTTGTGTTTTATCTAAATGACAGTGTTATTACATGGATGTCCCAGAAACAGAAGTGTGTAGCATTATCTTCCTGCGAGGCTGAATATATGGCTGCAACTGCTGCTGCGTGCCAAAGTATTTGGCTGCGAAATGTACTAAGCCAAATAACAGGTGAAGCTGTGAGTCCAGTGATCAGATACGTTGATAACAAGTCGGCCATCAACCTTGCAAAGAACCCGGTGTTCCATGGTCGCAGCAAGCATATTGATGTACGCTTTCACTTCATCAGGGAATGTATCGAACGTGGGGAGATAGAGATTAAGTACATAACAAGTGATTTCCAACGAGCTGATATCATGACGAAAGCACTGTGCATGGCCAAGTTTGAGAAGACGAGGAAGCTTCTGGGTGTTCGTGAGCTAGCATGATGGAGTTTAAGATTAAGGGGGAGATTATTGGATTAATCTTAAACTTTATTAGTTTATTTCCAGTTTATTCtaaataaatgttttattttAAGTTTGTTGAGTCAGTCAAATAATCAGTGGAGTGTTTTTAGGATCGTGAGGTGGTGGAGATTTGCCAAGAAGTCAGTATCTGTTAGCTCCTAATTTTTAGGTGCATATTGCTCTTGTATTTTCGTTAAAAAGCTTTGtatgtttccattctgaataaCTAAGTTGTTATAGCAGACTTGTGCGTATCTTTGAGTACATGTGTTCTTGTTCTTATAATTCACAAACAGCTATACTATACATATATATCTGTCTGTTGATCGTGACAAGAAAGTTTCCCAGAATTTGTGCTTCAAGGGGGGAGAATGGTGCTGAGATCATTTTTGCATTTTCATCAACAAAGATTCCAAGATTATTTATGCCTAAAACTCCAACAGATGCAAAATCATTTTTGAAACTAGCGTCAAAGTTAAACTAGCAGGTGGGGGAGAGACCACCGATGTGGAGCAACCGAAGTAGCAGCAGGTTGATGAAGATGGAAGCAGAATAAAGATGCATATTCATTGAAAGGATCGGCCAAGACTGTGACACCTTGCTTCTTTGATGAAAATATATGGAGCATTAGGAAGCCACTTATTGAACCCACCATTTTCAAGTTGTCACCACCACCTTTAAGCATAGAATTCCAATACCAAGAAGCTTTAGGACCTTTCTTCATTGTCAAGAAAGATGCATCAAGAATATAAATGCCATGAATAATTCTGGCCCAAAAGGACTGCAGATTCAATAACATTCTCCAGCCTTTCCTTAGCTTGAAAAGCCAGGTTCGAAGCATGTAAGTCCTTAAAACCAATTCTACCCTCACTTTTTGGTTTTTGTGATGACTTCCCAGTTGTTCTAGTGAATGTGACAAGTTTCCGCATCACCTCCCCAGAATTTTTTTCTAGCATCTGACATTATAGAATTGACAAGTGATTTAGGTAGTGCAAAACATTGCATTGCATAAGATGGGATAGACTATACAACAGCCTTGATAACAACTTCATGCCCGGATTGATATATTAACTCAAATTTCCATCCTTGCATGAAGACTTTCGGACATATTTTTGTTTCTGCCCAAAGCATCTAGTAATGTTGAAGAATCTGTCATCTCTTGAAATCCAAAAAGACTAGTAATACTTTCTTTTGTATCCTAAAGTGTGTTAGGACTGAATTTGAGAGATGACTTACTGAAAATTAAATAGCTGACCTGAACCATTGCAGTAGCAGTTGAGAATTTGTAGTACTTTTTGAGTCGCTTCAGTTGTAGCTTCCAAAAAAATAAGTGAGTAATCCGCAAAGAAAAAGTGTGAAACAATCGAACATTGTTGTGCCATTTTTAAAGCAACAAGAGAGCCCTCTTTAACTGCAtttttaatatatcgagagagaatatccgccacaaattaaaatataaaggGCGAGATAGGATCAGCCTGGCGGATTCCCCTTTTAGGATTTAAAGAGCAACCTAAATCACCATTCAAAATAAACTCAAGGGAACACTAAGAAATGCATTCTTTTATTCCATGCACTCAAATATCACAAAGACCCGGTTTTTAGCACTACAACCACAAAATCCCACTCAACCCTGTCAAAGGCTTTGTTAAGGTCGAGTTTGAGGGCCGTAAAAGAttttgatctttttattttttGTGATCTAACTAAAGAAAACATTCATGACCAATAACAAAAACATCTTGAATAAGACGACCGGAGATGAAAGCAACTTGTTGAGGGGAAATTAATTAGTTCTTCAGGGGCTTCAAGCAATTTGTCATAATATTTGTAATCACCAGATAAATGAAGTTGCATAGACTTATAGGTCGAAACTGGCTCTAGTTTTCAGGCTTTAGAATTTTCGGGATGAGTATGACAGAGGTGCTAGTGAGAAACAAATGCATATGTCATAAAAGAAACAAATCCTTGACAACCATACATTACATGATGACCAACTAGGGCTGCACATGGGCTGGGTTGGGCCGGTTTCACCTATTTAATGACCCAACCCATTTAATAAGGGTGGCAAAAATATCAACCCATTAATCTCAAAAAAATTAAACAACCCAAGACTATTTTAGGTTTCACCTTTCATGGCGTTGGGGTACCACTAACGTACATCCTGGGACTATTTTGTCTAACAGGCTGTCAAGAGTCAACAAGGTCATGGAGGGCTTTAGGAAATCATATGGTTTTGGTCTATACTGGAATCAGCGTTAACCTCATGAGGGTCATCAGTGTCTGGTACAGGTTTATTTTCAAAGGATTCATCAGGGTCAAGGATTCGGTCTCATCAGGGAAAAGCCCTGCCCTTCCCACGGGGGTATTTTGGTTATAGGAATCCACCTCATCGTCAGATGAAGATAAATCAATAGGTCTAATATCGTTGGAGAAAGAGACTGTTTTCAGGGATATCTGAGATTTTAGAGGGTCCAACACTTTCACTTTTGAGCGGGTTCGACCACCAACAGTGGAAGTCGAAGACATGGAAGCCTGAGATAGATTGACCGGAACAATGGCATCAACAGTGGTGTTTTCAGATGAGGAAAAAGCACCACCCAGGATGGGATCCTTAGAGTTGCTAGAAGCCACAGAGGTAGACATCTGCGAGAGAAAAGATAGAGTAAGTCACCTACTCTAAAATTTCTTAAATGCAAAGAGGGGGCTTCTGTACAATAGAGAAAATAGGACAGATGAGTATCAAGCTTGATAAGATCCAAAAATAAGCATACACCTGGGATATGGACAATTGGGTCTTTTGGATCTATAAGATAAATAAATACACCTAAAATAAGGGGTATTAAAGACCTAGGCCTAACTCTAAAAAGGGAATAACCCTAATCGGATAGTAACCGGGGAGTCAAGAGACAAGTGGGTTTGACGTCGACCTATATTATGAAGGATAAGATGAAACCACTTACGACTACCGATCTACAACATAAGTGGTAAACACTCGTGTAAATATTCAAATGATAAGCAATCAATTAAGGTAAGCATGTTACGGAAAAGGAAGAAGGTGGACGGTCACCAGAAAATAGGGCCGATTCCGGCTAATATTCGCTACATCGAAAATAAACGGTGAAACAAATAACGACTATACAGATTCAAGCATGCAAATCGAATTAAGACGACCGGTGAATAACGAAATCGACACTAAGCATGCGAAGAGTTAATATTTCATCTATTTATGCAAACACATGGGTATAtatgtgtaatatccgggaaaattatgtgaatattatatgttaaatgaataagtattatatgttttataaatttaatgtgattattgccatgatattagatgttatagctgttatTTGTGTTCTCGTGCGGACCAGAAAATTTTTTGACTGATTAATAAGTGTTTAAACTgtaattatatgaatcgatctgtaatTTGGACTCGTATTTAATTACGTCTTTATCGAGCTACCTATTTTATCTCGATGTATGTgcatttgattgtattttacgtgtttttgaAATTTTCTGTAAATTAAGTATCGTTTTTGTTCTCGAAAAcgaacggaccgggaccccaccgggacgttaaagtccataaaattcatgtttttattctTATAAAATTATCTATAGTTCAAACACTTCGTGTTTtcgtatttttgaattattcataatttttggggaattttgacattaattttatattttatcatttttaaaattattccccttaattattatttttggatctaattattataattaggagataaaaacacccttaatatattttgggatataatttctgtaaaaatataaataccagccaattatttgttttattcaattttttataaaaatttcagaaaattcaTAAAACTAAGAACAAGTTTTTGGGGGTGAGATTCATGAGTAAAGCTTCAATTCAAGATTGTGATTGATTCCGGAAACCAAATTGAGAGTTCTAGTAACCGAATTGATCCCCGTAACGAGCCCGTTTGATTAGTATCAAAATCACGAATCAAGGTTAGGTATTTTacaaaatcaattttaatgttcTTGCCCATGAATTCATTTTTGAAATAGaatgattgttggttgattttgttgTTTCAAATATCTTTAGGATGATTAGTAGAATCGATTTGTGTGTTTATTTCAATTGTTTTAGTTCGAAATTGATTAATCCGAGTTTTGagtttttagattttttttattcGAATTTTTGATTTAATCGTGATGTTCTTGATGATTGTGATGATTATGATAGTTTTAAATTGATAAGGGCTTTAATTTGAGGGTTATATCGATGATTTGCATCGAGTTTGATGGCTGATCGAAGTATTCCGGCGAGTTGCCGGAGTTCTTCGTCTCTTTTGATCGGTTTTTGTTGGTTACGTACTGATTGTTATGGCTATGATGCAAACGGGGTTTCTGGGTGAATTTGGATCGATTCGTGTCAAAGAAACGATGCAAAATGAGTTATTTTGGGACTGGGATTATTTCGCCGGAAATTTCCCCGTCGACCGGAATCTGGGAATTCCCAGAAACCGGCGGGAATTTCCGGCCACCTTCAACTGAACCCGTTAGGGTTCTTCCAAACCCGAATACCCACTCCccttgacccggttttgattccTGAGAGCCCAATTCCAATTTTTGTAATCTATTTCCACTAATTTCCTTTttcatttatttcaaaattcatttttctaatttctaaaaatcaattatgttattttcaaaaatcatttgcttattattttaaattctaaaaattatttatttaattattttgaattcctaaaattattttcttttattattttcaaaaatctaatttgatttaattatttataattcatttagttaattatttatgaatttaattaattgattaaaatcatttaatcaattaattttatttataaatagttaaataaatgtaaattatttataattaattcaaataattcctaaaatttattttttaagattttaaaaattatattttgatatttaaaaatcaattaatattattattaattcatttaattatatttaattcttattttattcataataaataaaccgtttgtctgtttaatacgaaacgaacgcgtatagactcagaaaaatattatgctttcaataaaaatactttcaagtcttaatttcttttatattgcaatgtcatttgatttgtgtatcgGTCTGAGTCGGTATTTAATTGATAAACACCGTTATTAACCCAATTTCAGTTCTGAACGTTCTAAAACCTACCTGTTGACTATCTAATCTATGTGTTATATGGAATATGTGATTATATGTTATATGAGTACAATGATTACGTGCTATATGATATGCGTGCTATCTGGTTACAGTTttaaatgccatgattagtttTAGACGATCTGGTatatgtcaagacgtatagttacgtcgattgagtttggttctatcaattaagatagtccttttgtttatagaatcgagtagaaAGGAGtacagtcaagtgttagacggagatagtaacCAGCAGTTATAAGCCAGAGTCAGAGTAagaagttattgagcataccaggcaagtattctgccctattctaagttcaaaatagCTTATTATTTTACATACTCAAAATATGGGAGCTGTTTATAAATACTTTGATAGCGCATCGAATACCGATACTCCTATGTTTATTGAAATTCTtttattctagcaatcattctgctagaaccaatcttttgattcgatagatagagaataactatactatccagatatactctatacagtgaaactttgagttgagattagcgaataactaattgttctagttatttcgccatcagttgttgagataactccggaccatgtgacatggggagttgaatggataaggatgtcattgatacgactcctttaatcaaaattgttttgtgaattggttattggttagcgtaagaggccgatGCACCGGTCCAacgtgagctattatacgaaagtgtaatatcttgctaggcgagtatatgcctttttatggatatccaataggtgCGATATGGCTACAGGATATCGATActtatatttacggtatggcttcgggataccggtgttgtttcatgactgatcatcaggaacaacatagtgcataattgtgttttgataaaatgtcgcttaaactttaaatTTTATATCAGCTTTTaattttactcagatattgttattgttgttcacttatAAACTTTATACCACTTGCTGAGCATctcttcgctcatacttgtttattattctaatctttcagctaaaccAGAGCAGGCTTaagttccaggtttgatcagaagtcgagtgcttgtagatagtttggtatgttttccaggtagactgttttgggacgcttgaatagtctagatgtttgtaataaaatttgaaaaacTACTTAGtcttatggtttgtaataacagtgGGTTTGTATTAGAgtctgtttcatactataacctgtgatcgatccagttgcatgcaaggggtcatatttattatattattccgatgtgattattttattatggtttattggctagtgacccccaaatctagacctcgggtttggagggcgtcacatgttggtatcagagctacaggttatggtcactgaaacaggcttaggacTGTCATAagtgagtcataggaagatcacataagataagcACGTGTACtttagctcttatagggttaaatttaggttattgggctggggtatagttgtaacacccccaaatccggggtcggggatccaggttgtcatgagttccatttcccttatcaatacttaatcttaacaatcaaccaactactacgtactgtgaccccacaatatactcacacacaccacaagttatagtctcagagatgaataccaaaaataacacaagtcattttattccacaattataaaccatttcaccttaaaaagggtttctgaataatttacatattccttgccattattacaattcataaatatacataagtctggtacatcaaaagttgaaaacctagcctattggtagctcctacctcagctataacagcatcaacgcctacaggaaactgcggaacgtttcctaaccgctcacgaattgggagcttgatcctgttcatcttgtctatctgttgttgtgtgatgaaagaagaaagcaagggtaacaagcccgccaaaataatatgtataataatttacaatatatgagcatactcatagcactcataaaagtcttggtcaaaaagaaatgaaccaagtttgatctcttaacgcgaccaagtcgcaaaatattcagtatatatgtacatatacttttcaaaatcttggaagtcctcttccatgcataataaacacagagttccagtttataactgtataaaaatatagttgcaaagtgatctcatatatctaaccttgtctcaacgtttttgtgaaaatctttgtcatgcataagataatcattaaccagatataagttgaaaaggtgaagttacgagatactccaatatacttatatcttttccgaatattgcttgaactaccaccgttcaaggtataatcagtttcaaaagttcatcacatagatgagactacaagaaaagacttgaatagattcaatctttgaaatatcattataaataatgaagttacgagatacttcattaagtcccaatatatatatacacctatatatatacatttcatacactccttgaaaacctctattatgaaaattataaacagagttgcaatatccaatgaatttggaaaggagaaaaccttggcataaacctgatatcttgctgatcaggcaaagataccaataagtaaccttttctactagtagatggacgaattccccactggtcatcaccctggccgcaataggaccttatgctggactgccactcagccacttacgcatttgatggactcccactgagccacttacactttcatggacgcccactgagcccatgttgcttatgccgactaaaatagatgaacttacttctcgaacgatgggcaagtaatcaagatgttttctcaaaatagcaacctcgttgcgaatgtaaaatacaccactgagccagatcccccccaggttttgagcgagtatttaaatccccttcgaaaggaagatcttaaatataaaaatgagttttgggatccgctctaatcttttaaaaatcattttgaagactcgaaaacatttttaagaatgtttggagtaatgctgatttaataaaataaatcagtcccgatatattagaaaatatctgaatattattatttaaataatattcccataaggataatctttataaaaataattgaagtagaagttttaaaaaaaactcatacttgaaatgaataataaataaccaaagatatacttatacgaaagcacgatctttatttgaataatcgaaaataagtttgattatcaaaacattattctttaataaaataaagaatattatttaataaaataagcggagtcataagtcctcaaatgaatattcaaaataatattcattaaataaataaacggagtcttaagtcctcaaatgaatattcaaaataatatccattaaataaaataaaaggagtcatgagtcctcgaatgaatattcaagataatattcattaatacaaataaagttatcgaataaatcttattcgattagtggtactcaatctcaatatccattacaatacaactctcacggttgtaatcggctcattattcaaagaatcgtcgATGCATTACCAtagtccaccactgacctactatagtcattcattttcctcgaaatcttaatagctaaccatataGAGTCCATACCtatggtatcaaattcttctaaggaggtaacataatcaccattcatgattcatgaagaatactcctgatcctgacgtacattcatgacatgaagcagataaaattgcagaagagtttcaatcaaagcaacgatagcaggttaataccattcttaatcatatgccttcaatagaagacttaactcaaaggttcatttagtcctttttgaaacatggtcctggcttattctcaagataggaccttctaagatagatagcccgctcacggcgattacatgaattaaatctttaccaaactactattacggttgagtatcgcacaatcattggaaggaatgtcaatctttcacaccataataccaccttcacgactttaaccatcattactgtattcctatGGCACGAGCGCTTATAATGTCTCTTTTAcagttagagtgtcggccacctcattggcctttcctgatagtaatagttccttacaatcaataTCCTTTGAACGATCTTCAATTTTTTTTTACCTCATTTCCATTCACTGCtggtgtgaaaatgctcttccttaagctttggtgagaaaaaaaatatatcacaATTTTCCCGTAATTTATTTCTTCGGCCTTTgaatgtgaacattgtcacgactgactctcgatcatactttgGACGTCTCTTATCTTCAGTACTTCTCGTTGTCACCAATCCCGACCCTCATTGGGTTGATCTATACTTCCTTctggttcaacacgtgccccgcctgacattattataattacgtcatatttccttcatcaaaaatttctattcttgagaactttgaatattacctttttccttgtaaaacctctaaggttatccttaaatccttcatcaggtacaccctaggcacatggcatatcaagataccatttactaataccagaatcattgtctaatacttctaaaaaatttctccactgatccttaaaggttgttgctaccttaatccttcattccgtatttcccaaactcataatgtccctattaagggtgaaatgccaacctttatgcattcctctatggttcatctcaagttatcgaggttccatccttaattcca
The sequence above is drawn from the Apium graveolens cultivar Ventura chromosome 2, ASM990537v1, whole genome shotgun sequence genome and encodes:
- the LOC141696427 gene encoding uncharacterized protein LOC141696427 — encoded protein: MYQGAEKVKSAKVQTLKAEFESLAMKESDQLDNFWLKLNEIVINIRALREEMKEAYVVKKLLRAVPSKFLQIASTIEQFGNLDTMMVEETVGSLKAHEERMRGQSDGSTGQLLLTEEEWEEWLKRTKGGNNEGSSNYKGRGVRDKSKVRCFNCQLLGHFAAECKRPRRAKEAHQEARLAKFEEDEPALLLENHVKTEVEMALLNERNISPKLNTNNKGNQTESNVWYLDNGASNHMTGIKSKLCELDESVTGRVEFGDGSAVEIKGRGSMIVKCNNGEERMIRDVYFIPTLHSNILSLGQLAEEGNKVVMNNNHLWVYEK